GGTACCATTGATAGGTAAGTGTACCGCCGTCAGAAACTGGGTTCACACAGTTGTAGTCAGTTCTTTAATTATCTGCATAGGTGTTAACTATTTTTTTACTGCAAGACAATAATTTACATTATCAAACGCCGTCATAAGATGTGTAGGATTAACATGATTGTAGGCCTCAAAAAATTGTTGTGTAATTTCCAATGGTGTTAAATGCTCATAAATTAAAAATCCTTGTTTTAAAAGAGTTTTACCCATATCTTCGTACGAATAGCTTGCAAGCATCTTTTCATTTGCAGAACCTGCCAACAAAACCTGTTTTTTCGCACGCTCTCCTGCTTTCTCAGTATAACTATTATCATCAGGATAATCAAATACAATAGAACTCCCACTTGGTAAAATTGAGCTGAGCACAGTAATCAATTCCTCAAATGTTTGCTTAGAAAGATAATATGCAACCCCGAGAATACTGCAAAAGCTAATATAATTTTCATCAAATGCAGTATTTTGAGTCAACGCTGTCATCCACTGTTCAGTTGTAAAATCTGCTGCAATAAAATGAACATTATTTGGTATTTCAATCTTAGCTTCTTCAAGACGCATTTTCTTATCATTTGCAGTAGAAGGATGATCAATCTCAAAAATCTGTATTTTATCCGCCCAAGAAGGTTGACGATAAGCAAATGTGTCATAACCTGCACCAAAAATTAAATATTGCCTTGTTCCCATCGATACAGCTGTTTGAAGTGCTTTTTCTGCAAAAGCTGCTCTACCAAGCGGTGAAGGGGACAATTGGTTGTCTACTACCCATCTTAGAGCAGCATCTTTTGTTCCTGTAAAATTAGGATTGAAAAAACCAATACCGTCTGCCATACTTTTTGAAATTTGAAGATATTCTTCATCCTTCAAAAGCATCTTGGCAATGCTGTCATCAAAAATTTTAACTTTATTATTTTCAACATGGTACGCTCTTGAGAATGCACTAACAAGTGCCGTCATACTTTTTTGTTCCATTTTAAATCACCTCTTATACTTAATACACCTAAAATTCAAAAACTACAAGACTTGAAATTTTGCTCATTTTATGGTATAGTAAGTATAGAAAATTAATAAAATTTATTTACATTACATATTTTGTCACCAATTTTTATTTTAAAATTAAACTACAAAACAAACCTGCAAGCACATGCAATACCCCCGGTAAATATTACTGATATATTTTTCTTACCAAATTGTTTAATATTATAAACTATAATTCAAAACTTTAGTTTATATATCATAATTCTAAATCTTATTCTTCAAAGGTAATCTGTAAGCTCATCAAAAAAGCTCTCATAGCACAAGTCAATCTTTTGCCCCGCTTTTTATAAAAACAAATATCCCGCCTAATGTCTGAATCACCTATTTTGTAAAAAACAAGAGATGGATAAAAAGCAATATTTTTTATCAAAGTATCACTAATCAGCGCCAATCCTACTTCATTACATGCCATATTAAAGGTTGTAACCTGCTGGCTAAAGGATAAAATAATATTAGGTTTTATATTTTCATTTTCAAATAATTTAACTGATTTTTTATATGTATCTGTATCAGGTTTCATAAATATAAAGGGTTCATTTTTGACAAGGTGTAAAGGTAATATTGGTGTTTTTTCTAATAAATGAATATTTTTCAATATATCATTTTTCGTCAAACCATACGATTTTAATTGCTCATTGCAAGAAAACGATTCCGGTATAGCCAACAAAAGAGTTTCCGGTGTGTATTTAAATTCAACATATTTCTTAGAATTTATTTCACAAGCATCGATCAGTAAATCGATTTCCCCACAATATAGTTTTTCCAGCATTGGAGAAATATCTCCTTCTACAATATTCAATTTTATATTTGAATATTGCGATCTAAACTTTCTAATCTCCTTTGGTAACACATACGAAATCATAAAATTGCTTCCCCCAATAGAAAGATTTCCTGTATTACAATTATGAACATCTTCTAAATAGGCTTTAAAATCCGACTCCGCAGAAGAAATAGATTGCGCTACTTCAATATATTTCAATCCACATTCTGTTAATTTTATTGGATATGTACTTCTATCAAAAATAGGTTCTCCAATTTTTTCTTCCAAACGTTTTATTGTTGCGCTTAAAGAAGGCTGCGATATGTAAAGATTTTGTGCTGCCTTAGAGAAATTATGCGTTTTATAAACTTCTAATATATATTCTTTTGCAGAAAACAAAAAAAAACCTCCTTTTTATTTCAAATCTTTTTTTGAATAATATCATAATGTAGCATCTTTTTTTAATAATTTTATTTTATCAAACTTACGCTAGTGATACAACTTAATTATAACAGATCAATCTATTATCGAAAACTATGTAAAATATATAAATAAGCATCTATAAAATATATATACATATTTATATTATACAAAAACAAAGAGTTGTGCTAATCTGATTATATAAATTATAATAAAATTTTATTTAATTTACTAAAATTTTTGCTTCTATTTGACTATAACATTCCATGGAAAAAACAACTATCAAAATAACATCCAAGCAAAAGTAACTTTCAAAAAGTACAAGACTGGAGGTTTCGAATGAAAATTAGCAAAATCATAATTAATCAATTAAAAATACCATTAAAAAAGCCCTATAAATTATCTAAAGAATACGGCACATTGTTTGATTCTTCTATAATTGTTTTAGAAGTACATACTGATGAAGGTTTCATCGGTTATGGAGAATGTGATCCTTGGCCACTTTTTACAGGGGATACATCTGATACATGCACATTATTGCTAAGAAACATAATTTGTCCTTATTTAATTGGTAAGGATCCTACAAATATTAGAGAAATCCATAGATTAATGGATGCGCTCATCTTGAACAATCACATTGCAAAATCTGCAGTTGATATGGCGATGTATGATATCACGGGAAAAGCAACAAATATGCCTGTCCATAAGCTACTTGGCGGTAAATTAAGATCAGAAATAGACGTTATGTGGTCTCTCGGTGGTGAAACCCCAGAGGAAAGCGTTGCAGACATTTTAAGAATAAAAGAAATGGGTTATCGTGGTTGTATGATTAAAGTTGGCGGTGAAGATTATAAATTAGACGCCGCTCGTACTATTGCAGCAAGAGAAGCAGCAGGCCCTGATTTTATGCTAAACGCTGATGCAAACCAAGGTTGGGATGTAGATACAGCGATTCGTTATGGAAAACTGGTTAAAAATTGTGACTTAATGTTCTTTGAGCAGCCCGTTAAATATTGGGACGTAGACGGTCTTGCTAAGGTTCGTCGTGCTGTTTCTATGCCTATATCTGCTGATGAAGGAATTGTAAGTATGGCGGATGCAAGAAGATTAATTCAGGCTGAGGCTGTAGATATTTTCAGTATAAAAGTTACAAAAAATGGCGGTATTTTACCTGCTTCTGAATTATGCGAATTTTCAAAGGCAAATGGCATCAGACTCTTTTTTAACTCTATGATTGAAGAAGGCATAACACAAGCGGCCAGCTTAGCTGTTGGTGCAACTGCCTCAGCATTGGTACCCATGGGACATGCGTATTTCTCAGTTCAAAGAATGGCTGAAGACATTACAAATTTTAACAGACTAATCCGTCCAAATGGTACTGTTGAAGTTCCTGAATCACCGGGATTAGGTATCGAATTGAACTATACAGCAATTCAAAAGTACAAAGTAGCACAATATATAGTTATATAGGAGGTATGTAAAATGAATATTACAACAATTGCAATTATCATTGCGACACTTTTTGTTATTATAGCAACCCTATTGCCTACATTCATCATGAACCGAAAGAAAAAAACTTCTGAAGAAGATTGGGCGGTAGCAAGTAGAAGCCTTCCAATGTTTGTCGTTATTGGTACACAATTTGCCAGTATCATGGGTGGAGGTGTATTAGTAGGACATGTTGCAAGCGCTTACCGCAATGGTGTTGGTCACATGGTTTATGGCGTTTTAGTTTGCTCCCCCCTCTTAGTTATTATGTTAATCGCTAGATGGTTGAGACATAACAACTTTACAACGATCCCTGAAATTTTTGATAATTTTTGCGGTGAAAATAAAATTATTAAAGTAATTGCAGCGGTTATGACCATTATTGTTCCATTTGGTTGGGTAACATCACAAATTACAGCCTTTGGTAGCATTTACTCAGAACTAACAGGCCTAAATTATAATACTATTTGCATAATTTTTGCTATAGTTAGCTTGCTATTTATAATGCCTGCCGGTTTAAAAACCGTCGCTTGGACAGACTTCATTTTTTCTTGCTTTATTGTAGTATTTATGATTGCAAGTTTACTTTATGCTACAAATATGGCAGGTGGAACAACAGGAATTGTTAACAATGCAGAACCTCATTTAGTATCAATCGGCGGCTCTTTACAAAAAATAGGTTGGAGCACAATCTTCCTGTGGATATTTGCTATTCTTCCCGGTGGTGTTACAAATCAATTATACTTCCAACGTGTATGTGCAATGGAAGATGAATCGAAAGTAAATCGCAGCCTATTTATTTCTTTTGTTGTATCTTTAATCGGTTTCACATGGGCAGTTTATATGGGCATTTCCATCAACTCTGTTAACCCTAATATTGCAGACAACGGTCAGACAGGCTGGTTCATGTCTCAATTACCTCTGCCTTTACTGGCAGCGTTTGCCGCGCTGGTTTTTGCAACATTAATGTCTACTGTAAGTAGTGGTGTACAATCTGCTGTAGTTAATATTACACGAGACATTATCCCCTCATTTAAAAAAAATATTCCTCCTGAAAAGATGTTGCAAATTTCAAGAATGCTTTCAGGCGTAACAATGGTAGTAGCACTTTTAATGTGTCTTGTTTTTACAGATACATTAGGATGGCTAACCGTAACCTACGGTTTCTCTGCAGCAACCTTGCTTTGTCCTATTTATGTAGGCTATGCGTTTCGCAATAAAAATTTCATTACCTCTAAAGGAATTGGCGCAAGCATGATAGCAGGGGCAATTGGTGCAACAACCGGTTTGATTCTTAAAACAACCATAAATTATGCTGCAATCGGTGTTTGTTTATCATTTATAACATTAATCGTTGTAAGTGCAATGACAAGTAAGGTATCAAATAAAGTAAAAAATTTAAACCTTAACAACTAATTATTAAAATTTATAGAAAAAGGGTGATAAAAATGAAAGAACATATTGCAATTATTGGAGCGGGAAACGGCGGTCAAGCATTTGCAGGCTACCTATCTTTGCACGGTCACGAAGTAAAAATATTTGATATTGTAAAAGAAACTGTTGATATATTGAATGAAAAAGGCGGCGTTTTAATCGAAGGCAACAGCAATATAACCGGCTTTGGAAAAATTGCTTTGGCTAGTACAGATATTGGCGAAGTAATGGAAGGCGCAAAAATAATTTTAGTAGTATTGCCGTCTCTTTACCACAAAGATATGGCAAAGAAAATGATGCCTTATTTAAAAGATGGCCAATGTGTTGTATTAAATCCCAACGCATCATTGGGTACTGTTGAATTCAAGAAGCAGCTGGATGATTTAAATTGTACCGCAAACATTATGTTAGCTTGTACTGCGACTTTATTGTTCGCTTGCCGTGCTGTAGAAGTTGGACATGTTGTAATAGCAGGTCAAAAAACAAGTTTTACTGCATCTACATATCCTTCCA
Above is a window of Sedimentibacter sp. MB35-C1 DNA encoding:
- a CDS encoding mandelate racemase/muconate lactonizing enzyme family protein gives rise to the protein MKISKIIINQLKIPLKKPYKLSKEYGTLFDSSIIVLEVHTDEGFIGYGECDPWPLFTGDTSDTCTLLLRNIICPYLIGKDPTNIREIHRLMDALILNNHIAKSAVDMAMYDITGKATNMPVHKLLGGKLRSEIDVMWSLGGETPEESVADILRIKEMGYRGCMIKVGGEDYKLDAARTIAAREAAGPDFMLNADANQGWDVDTAIRYGKLVKNCDLMFFEQPVKYWDVDGLAKVRRAVSMPISADEGIVSMADARRLIQAEAVDIFSIKVTKNGGILPASELCEFSKANGIRLFFNSMIEEGITQAASLAVGATASALVPMGHAYFSVQRMAEDITNFNRLIRPNGTVEVPESPGLGIELNYTAIQKYKVAQYIVI
- a CDS encoding LysR family transcriptional regulator, with amino-acid sequence MFSAKEYILEVYKTHNFSKAAQNLYISQPSLSATIKRLEEKIGEPIFDRSTYPIKLTECGLKYIEVAQSISSAESDFKAYLEDVHNCNTGNLSIGGSNFMISYVLPKEIRKFRSQYSNIKLNIVEGDISPMLEKLYCGEIDLLIDACEINSKKYVEFKYTPETLLLAIPESFSCNEQLKSYGLTKNDILKNIHLLEKTPILPLHLVKNEPFIFMKPDTDTYKKSVKLFENENIKPNIILSFSQQVTTFNMACNEVGLALISDTLIKNIAFYPSLVFYKIGDSDIRRDICFYKKRGKRLTCAMRAFLMSLQITFEE
- a CDS encoding class I SAM-dependent methyltransferase — protein: MEQKSMTALVSAFSRAYHVENNKVKIFDDSIAKMLLKDEEYLQISKSMADGIGFFNPNFTGTKDAALRWVVDNQLSPSPLGRAAFAEKALQTAVSMGTRQYLIFGAGYDTFAYRQPSWADKIQIFEIDHPSTANDKKMRLEEAKIEIPNNVHFIAADFTTEQWMTALTQNTAFDENYISFCSILGVAYYLSKQTFEELITVLSSILPSGSSIVFDYPDDNSYTEKAGERAKKQVLLAGSANEKMLASYSYEDMGKTLLKQGFLIYEHLTPLEITQQFFEAYNHVNPTHLMTAFDNVNYCLAVKK
- a CDS encoding sodium:solute symporter family protein, whose amino-acid sequence is MNITTIAIIIATLFVIIATLLPTFIMNRKKKTSEEDWAVASRSLPMFVVIGTQFASIMGGGVLVGHVASAYRNGVGHMVYGVLVCSPLLVIMLIARWLRHNNFTTIPEIFDNFCGENKIIKVIAAVMTIIVPFGWVTSQITAFGSIYSELTGLNYNTICIIFAIVSLLFIMPAGLKTVAWTDFIFSCFIVVFMIASLLYATNMAGGTTGIVNNAEPHLVSIGGSLQKIGWSTIFLWIFAILPGGVTNQLYFQRVCAMEDESKVNRSLFISFVVSLIGFTWAVYMGISINSVNPNIADNGQTGWFMSQLPLPLLAAFAALVFATLMSTVSSGVQSAVVNITRDIIPSFKKNIPPEKMLQISRMLSGVTMVVALLMCLVFTDTLGWLTVTYGFSAATLLCPIYVGYAFRNKNFITSKGIGASMIAGAIGATTGLILKTTINYAAIGVCLSFITLIVVSAMTSKVSNKVKNLNLNN